The Brassica oleracea var. oleracea cultivar TO1000 chromosome C7, BOL, whole genome shotgun sequence sequence AAGAGTCACATTACATGCTTCTCTTGTGATAAACTCGGCCACTACGCATCTGAGTGTCCCGACAAGATGCTCAAGCTACAAGAAACCACCGAGAAGAAAGATGAAGACACGCATGAAGCCGAAGAAATGATGATGCATGAAGTGGTGTTCCTTAATGAAAGGAAAGTGAAACCTAGCAATTTTTATGTTGAACAAAACATGGAGAATGTTTGGTATCTCGACAACGGAGCAAGCAACCACATGAGTGGAAACCGATTGTTTTTCCACAAGTTAGATAAAGGTGTTACAGGAAAAGTTTGATTCGGTGATGACTCTCGTATTGATATAAAAGGAAAGGATTCGATTAGATTTGTTCTCAAAGGAGGCGAGAAGAAGACACTTAGCAACATCTACTATATTCCTGGATTACGAAGTAACATTATAAGCTTGGGATAAGCTACTGAAGCCGGGTGCGAAGTCAGAATGAGATACGACCTATTGATGCTCTTTGACAAGACAAGATATCTAATGATCAAGACAACAAGATCAACAAATCGTTTGTACGAGGTAAAGTTGCAGGCTAATATCATCGAATGCTTACAACTTACATCGTTGTCGGAATCATCTAAGTGGCACGCAAGGCTAGGACACATCAACACTGAGGCTATGAACACGATGCTAAGCAAGGGTTTTGTAACTGGCATACCAGACATACAAATCTTGAAGGAAACATGTGTATCCTGCTTGCTTGGGAAGCAAACTAGAAAGCCATTCCCACAAGCTACTTCTTACAGAGCTACTCAACCTCTTGAGCTCGTTCACGGTGACCTCTGCGGCCCCATCTCTCCTCCAACGTCGGGACAAAAACGATACGTGTTCGTGTTGATTGATGACTTCACGCGATATATGTGGTCTATACTACTTGAGGAGAAGAGTGAGGCGTTTACAAAGTTCAAAATATTCATAAAACGTTCTGAAGCGATAAAGGTGGAGAGTTCATCTCTCATGAGTTTGGCAGCTACTGCGACACACATGGGACTAACAGGCACACTACAACTCCATATTCACCGCAGCAGAACGGCGTTGTCGAGAGACGAAACCGGACTCTACTTGAGATGACTAGAAGCCTATTGAAACACATGAGTATGCCGAACAAGTTGTGGGGAGAAGCGATCAGACATGCCACCTACTTGATCAATAGAGTCGCCACAAGATCTCTTCTCGGTCAAACACCATACGAAGCCTTGAGAAACAAGAAACCCAATGTCGCACATCTCAAAGTCTTTGGATGTGTTTGTTATGCAAGAACAGAGACAACAGGAAGAAAAAAGCTTGATGATCGATCAAGGGCGTTGGTACACTTAGGGACTGATCCCGGCTCTAAAGCCTATCGACTCCTTGATCCCTTAAGCAAAAGGATAGTGGTAAGTCGAGATGTATACTTCGACGAAAGAGAAACCTTGGAACTGGAATGTTGTCGACGGAGGAAAGGAAACAAAACCTGATACGTTTGAGTTCGAGTTAACACCATCACCTGATAATGATGATCACTCAATAGTTGTAGCACCAATCGATTGTGAGAATGAACAAGATGAGGAAGAAGTATTGAATGAAGGAGATGAAGAAGAAGAAACAGAGCTAAGAAGATCAGATAGAGTGAGAAACAAACCTTCTTACTTGGATGACTACATACTTTTGGCCGAGATAGAATGTGAGAGACTCTTGATGGTGATTAACAACGAGCCATGGGACTTCAACGAGGCTAAAGACCTTAAGGTTTGGGTGAATGCATGCGAGGATGAGCTAAAATCAATCGAGAAAAATAAGACTTGGATCCTTGTTGATCTACCAAGAGGTTTCAAGCCTATAGGACTGAAGTGGGTGTTCAAGATTAAAAGGAACACATACGGAAGTATAAGCAAATACAACGCACGATTGGTGGCTAAATGATATGTTCAACGTCGCGGTATTGACTATGATGAAGTCTTCGCACCTGTAGCTCGTGTAGAAACTATCAGATTATTCATTGCTATTGCAGCTTCAAAGGTATGGGAGATTCATCACCTTGATGTCAAGACAACATTCTTACACGGGGAGCTAAAAGAAGAAGTCTATGTGACTCAACCCGAAGGGTTTGTAATCAAAGGCAAAGAAGAGAAAGTCTACAGGTTACATAAAGCTCTCTACGGTTTAAGACATGCACCTAGGGCCTGGAACATTAAGCTCAACTCGATTTTGAAGGATATTGACTTCACTCGATGTTCCAAAGAGCTATCACTCTATAGAAAGGAAGCAAATGGTGATCTACTGATTGTTTGTGTGTATGTCGATGATCTACTAGTCACAGGTTCATCTGTGGGGTTGATCGTTGAGTTTAAACTTGAGATGGCTCGGAGGTTTGAGATGAGTGATCTTGGTAAACTAACCTATTATCTTGGTATTGAAGTGCGACAAACCGACAATGGTATAGTGCTGACACAAGACAGATACGCACAAAAGATTCTTGAAGAAGCTGGTATGCATAGATGCAATCTCGTTCACATACCTATGGACGTGAATGTAAGACTCTCCAAGTCACCTCACGAGACTATCATTGACGAGAGAGAGTACAGACGTAGCATTGGCTTCCTTCGGTATCTACTACACACACGGCCTGATCTATCCTTTAGTGTTGGCTTGCTCAGTAGATATATGTGTGAACCTAAGGAAACTCACAGAGCGGCCCTAAAGGAAGTCATCCGTTACTTGCGTGGTACCACTTCATACAGCTTACACTTCAAGAGAGCATCAAAGAAAGAGCTGATGGGATTTAGTGATAGCTCTCATAATGTTGATGATGATGACGGAAAGAGCACGACCGGTCACATCTTCTATTTTGGTGATAGTCCTATAACATGGTGTTCTCAAAAACAAGAGATTGTGGCATTGTCGTCGTGTGAAGCGGAGTTTATGGCGGCCACGAAAGCAACAAAACAAGCAATATGGCTCCAGGAGCTCTTGAGTGAAACCGTTGGTGATGAATGCAAGAAGGTAGTCGTTCAAGTTGACAACAAATCAGCTTCTGCACTTACGAAGAATCCGGTGTTCCATGGTAGAAGCAAACACATTCATAGAAGGTTTCACTTTATACGAGAATGTGTTGAGAATGGTCAAGTTGAAGTAGAGCATGTACCGGGGAATGAACAGCGAGCTGATATACTTACGGAAGCTCTTAGTCGAATTCGTTTTAAAGAAATGAGAGAACTCATTGGAGTTATAGACGTGTGTGAAGATGAAGTCAAGCTTAAGCGGGAGAATGTTGGTTTAAGCTTGAAGTTAGGTTGAAACACAAGCTATCCTAATTCTATTTGTTATGGTTATCTTTAAAGGATTAGGAATATGGAAAGTATTGTTACTAATAAGATTAGGAGTTATCTAGTCCTATATATATATATTGATGCTTATGATGTTGTAATACTTACGGATTGTGTGAGTGATTAAGCTTTAGATTTGAGTTGTATTGCTAAAGCTTTGATTGATTAATAAGAGAAGGACTTTTTGTTAAACAGTTTGTGGTTCTATAATCGGGTGCAAATAGCTTTTGCGGTTTGGGCGGCCCCCAAAGGTTTGTAAAATTTGTCTTAGCATCCCATAGACTAGGCGGTCGGATTAGGTCGAGCCATTGCAGCTCCCTCGACCGTATAGCCGTCCAGGGTCCATTGGCATGCAGATAAATAGTTGTATATTTCCTTTTTATGTGTGGAATAAAAGATAAGATAAAGATGAGGAAATATATGAACTTCTTTACAAGAAAATAATAATGAAAATAGTACCTGTCAAATCAAAAATATTTTTTATAGAATTAGAAACAACAATGTTGAGTGACTTGGTAGCCAACCACCACGATCACGTAGGTAACACGTAACTACATAATCAATTTATTGTCTCAAACCTTTAATTAAACAATTAGTCATTTCCGCAGAAAATAAATTATAGTTTTGACGATACAAGATTATTTTACAGATACAAGATTTAAACAGGTGACGCAATCCCGGGCAGGTGACGCAATTCCGGGCCGGTCCTGAGAATTTGGGGATTCTAGATCATTTAGTAAAAATTAAAAAAATTTGGGAGTTTAAAATTTTTTTTATAGATTTGAGAACCGATTTACATATAAAATTTTTCAAAAAGTTTGGGGACCTAAAGCAAATGTTTCATTAGACTTTGCCCATGAACCGTGCGCAATCCTATAATTCTCACGTAGATATGTACATCAACTGCAAAATTACTACAACAGATCTTATATTTCCGTTATAAGGAATTAAAGAACAGCAATTAGTACGTACTTGTTTTTGCTGTAAATAGCAATAGCAATTGTTTAGTTACCTTTATGCCGTCACAGAATCATCAATATTAATGATTTTCTGAATTTAGCATATATTATGATCAAAATGCATTCATTAACTTCACAATTTGACATCAACGATTAAACCTTTACGGTTTCGATAAAAAAACAAGATTCGCGTAAAGAAATGTTACAAGTTATAGAGTCCATTTTTGGGGCTACAATATAAGTAACGTAGCGTAAATATCTTCAGTATTTCTCTAACCTTTTATTAACATCATATATATGACGTCATGGGAGTTGGTGAATTCGTTACTCTCCTGTGAAGTTTATGTATGAAACTTACAATAAACCAAAAGAAAACCAAAAACAAGGTTAACATTTTTATCTAATATTGCAATTTTACATCGAATATGACCCGGTTCGGAGTAGCGAACCGTATCTACTATCTCTAATTCCGGTCTAACGTTTGTATGGTCTTAAGATTAATGTTCGTGCATCAATGAATCAATGATATACTAACTTTAGAAGAAAAAAACAAATAATATTTTAATAGAAAAACAGTTTCAAAAAAAAAAAAACAAATAAAATAAGAAAGAAGGCAAGTCATTTTATGACAACGAGGAACAGAACATCACTACCAAACAATTCCAGCTCAGTTTTTTCGCTCTCTCCTCTCATTCTCTCTCTTAAATATCCCAACTTCTGGATCATTCTTGATTCTCTTCAGATATTTTTTTGTTCTCTTGTAATCTTTAGTTGTTATACCTGACGTCATATACGACATGGCCGAAGAGGAATCTAAGAAGGTGACGGAGAACGTTACAACCGTACCTGAACCAACTCCAACAGCGCCAGCTCCGGTGGATAAACCCCTTGATGCGGTGGATGTTGCTCCACAGGAGAAGCCTGTGGCTCCACCACCAGTTCTTCCATCTCCTGCGCCGGTGGAGGAGAAGCTAGAGGACTCCAAGGCTCTTGTTCCCATCGTTGCAAGTAATTACTATTTTCTTCTTCAATATACAAATTATTACCCAAGTTTGGCTGAAGGAAATGAAAAAAAAACTTCTGCTAGAAGATATGTTTCCTAAATATTTTATGATCACAGTCACCTTAAAGATTATTACTGACAAAGTTTCAAACGTTTTTATTTATTTCACAAACTAAGGACAAGATTTTGTAACTTTTTACTTAGAAGGAAATAACAACACAAAAATATTAGAATTTTTGTATTTATGTCAATTATTATTCTGGGACAATGATAAGTCAAAGATTATTGTTCTTTAATAATTGTTAGTTTCAATTGGTGAGGACTATTTTATGAACAATCATTTTATTACTTGTTTGGCAGAAGAAGCAGGGGAAGAAAAGAAAGAAGGCTCAGTTAATCGAGGTAACTAAACGAAATAGATTCATGGTTTACTACTAATATGGCCTAATCATAGCCATGTATGTAAATCAACCTGTAAAGTACTTAATTAGGTGTTTCGTTTTTAATCACGGTTGTAAATGAAATCAGACAGTTGGTTTAAAGGTTTTATATGGACGCGTGTGTGTTAATTAACTACAACTCTGACAAATTATTGTACTTGTTTAAAATATTTGGGGAATGAAGATGCTGTCCTGGCTAGAGTTGAGACAGAGAAGAGGATGTCACTTATCAAAGCTTGGGAAGAGGCTGAGAAGTGCAAAGTGGAGAACAAGTAATCTCTTAAAACTTTTATTGATTTGTTTAACATTTACACATAATATGTCTAACAATCGTTATATTCTTAGAAAAGAAAATCGTTATATTCTTGCAATTGAACCGGAAATATTATCATTAAGGTCTTGAGAATTTAGTTGTGAGAGATGAAAACAATGTTTGAAACAGAGCTGAGAAGAAACTTTCTTCAATTGGGTCATGGGAGAACAACAAGAAAGCAGCTGTTGAAGCTGAGCTCAAGAAAATGGAGGTATGATTTAGTTATAATTTATTTTAAAATCAAGATTTCATTCTGAATTGGCCCCAAATTGCAACAGGAACAATTGGAGAAGAAGAAGGCAGAGAATGTGGAGCTAATGAAGAACAAAATAGCTCAAATCCATAAACAGGCAGAAGAGAAGAGGGCCATGATCGAAGCTAGACGCGGAGAAGAGGTTCTCAAAGCCGAGGAATTAGCCGCCAAGTACCGTGCTACTGGAACTGCTCCCAAAAAGCTATTTGGATGCATGTGATATATCATTTGTGAAGATGTGAAGCTGCATCTGGTGTTACTGTAATGTTTTTTATTTGCATTGTATTATTTAATGTGGAAAACAAACCAAAGAAAGGGTTTCATTTATACGTTTGTAGTTTGCTTAAATGTTGGGGTTTAATATTGCAACATAGGAAGTCATGTATGGGAAACGTTACTTATATAATATATTGATTTGGAGTGCGTTTGTATTTCTACAGCTTTCATCTGAAAGGCTTTTCCTTTGAATTTGTAC is a genomic window containing:
- the LOC106305961 gene encoding remorin-like, translating into MAEEESKKVTENVTTVPEPTPTAPAPVDKPLDAVDVAPQEKPVAPPPVLPSPAPVEEKLEDSKALVPIVAKEAGEEKKEGSVNRDAVLARVETEKRMSLIKAWEEAEKCKVENKAEKKLSSIGSWENNKKAAVEAELKKMEEQLEKKKAENVELMKNKIAQIHKQAEEKRAMIEARRGEEVLKAEELAAKYRATGTAPKKLFGCM